Proteins encoded in a region of the Haloglomus salinum genome:
- a CDS encoding type IV pilin: protein MRCLRPSDPRAVSPAVGVALMLAIVVALGVVISGLVLGLADSGPASPESRLALQGDDCPVDLVHRQGDTLDGDRIRLQGTEHAAPLQDQRFGAGDTVAVRPTADEVTVVWNAPDDGSTYVLSRLEPPGGSATACGGVLYAGDGGSLTSIDTGSGTLETLSVPGSVDALGPATTNLLDDGGTDVPYVNGADQVRVTDPDGTTTTLATSGDIPGTIEGAKTRLATGRWDGSDPSVLFVNENHDTLYRVAEGGTPTAVAAPGDGTQAVVGIADVDGDAADELVFADGSQRLQALDPDGTVTALADGQLGSNNGIGAGALADFDGDGIHRAVGVDGSNQVKLVGAGTAAGGEATTTLTGGVARKAPATVADVDGDGTPEVVFVSNDSEKLKYVDDVGGANTVTLLTDANGDPIQRSEGTGVV from the coding sequence GTGCGGTGTCTTCGACCGTCCGATCCGAGAGCCGTCTCGCCGGCCGTCGGCGTCGCGCTCATGCTCGCCATCGTCGTCGCGCTGGGCGTCGTCATCTCGGGGCTGGTGCTGGGGCTCGCGGATTCCGGGCCGGCGTCGCCGGAGAGCCGACTGGCGCTCCAGGGCGACGACTGTCCCGTCGACCTCGTCCACCGGCAGGGTGACACGCTCGACGGGGACCGGATTCGGCTCCAGGGGACCGAGCACGCTGCACCACTGCAGGACCAGCGGTTCGGCGCCGGCGACACCGTCGCCGTGCGGCCGACCGCCGACGAGGTGACCGTCGTCTGGAACGCCCCCGACGACGGGTCGACGTACGTCCTCTCCCGTCTGGAGCCGCCCGGGGGGAGTGCGACCGCCTGCGGTGGCGTCCTCTACGCGGGTGACGGCGGCTCGCTGACCTCGATAGACACGGGAAGCGGCACGCTGGAGACGCTGTCCGTTCCCGGGAGTGTCGACGCGCTCGGCCCGGCGACGACCAACCTCCTCGACGACGGCGGGACGGACGTTCCCTACGTCAACGGCGCGGACCAGGTCCGGGTGACCGACCCCGACGGGACGACCACGACGCTGGCGACGAGCGGTGACATCCCAGGGACCATCGAGGGGGCGAAGACCCGGCTCGCGACCGGCCGCTGGGACGGGAGCGACCCGTCGGTCCTCTTCGTGAACGAGAACCACGATACCCTCTATCGCGTCGCGGAGGGCGGAACGCCGACCGCGGTCGCCGCGCCGGGCGACGGCACCCAGGCGGTCGTCGGTATCGCCGACGTCGACGGCGACGCGGCCGACGAACTCGTGTTCGCCGACGGCAGCCAGCGGCTCCAGGCGCTCGACCCCGACGGGACCGTGACCGCGCTCGCCGACGGGCAGCTGGGGTCGAACAACGGCATCGGCGCGGGCGCGCTGGCAGACTTCGACGGTGACGGCATCCACCGCGCTGTCGGGGTGGATGGGAGCAACCAGGTGAAGCTGGTCGGGGCCGGGACGGCTGCCGGCGGCGAGGCGACGACCACGCTCACAGGCGGCGTGGCTCGGAAGGCGCCCGCGACGGTCGCCGACGTGGACGGAGACGGCACGCCGGAGGTCGTCTTCGTGAGCAACGACAGCGAGAAGCTGAAGTACGTCGACGATGTCGGCGGTGCGAACACGGTGACGCTACTCACCGACGCGAACGGCGACCCCATCCAGCGGTCCGAGGGTACCGGCGTGGTCTAG
- the aceB gene encoding malate synthase AceB yields MAALDKRTHDRKFVRTFFTTPTAEKGVDDSAKKLRSAIGLRGMQAPDVWVPDNEDATAPNMRDEGAENIAEVVAEDGADFPGEIHPRVVWHRDSPETRYKGFQHMLHIADPENGAVENIDGFVIPEVGDIDDWKKADEFMTIVENEHGLEEGSLAMSVIIESGSAELAMEKLRDEMGKPSNNLQRLFLLVDGEVDYTKDMRAITPTGGLPEWKELRHNTSRAASAAGLISVDGPYDDIRDVDGYHDRITANNAMGMLGIWSLTPGQVVEANQSPLPPAAGYWIIDADGREVELESQDGVEVYSGDRIDLEAEDGGYELEVGGDELFFETEEDLVAELLDLLDYVPSMDDIVDSMEEFEAAKEAGKGAIAMTQSATVRIDGVEVDIAQDRMWDEATYQALMTPVALFQDVYENRPDQHDDLAELYSEDVVERAMSVGN; encoded by the coding sequence ATGGCTGCACTCGACAAGCGGACCCACGACCGGAAGTTCGTGCGGACGTTCTTCACGACGCCGACGGCCGAGAAGGGAGTCGACGACTCCGCGAAGAAGCTGCGCAGCGCCATCGGCCTGCGCGGGATGCAGGCACCCGACGTCTGGGTGCCGGACAACGAGGACGCGACGGCCCCGAACATGCGCGACGAGGGTGCCGAGAACATCGCCGAGGTCGTCGCCGAGGACGGCGCCGACTTCCCCGGCGAGATTCACCCGCGCGTCGTCTGGCACCGCGACAGCCCGGAGACGCGCTACAAGGGCTTCCAGCACATGCTCCACATCGCGGACCCCGAGAACGGCGCCGTCGAGAACATCGACGGGTTCGTCATCCCGGAGGTCGGCGACATCGACGACTGGAAGAAGGCCGACGAGTTCATGACCATCGTCGAGAACGAGCACGGGCTCGAAGAGGGGTCGCTCGCGATGAGCGTCATCATCGAGTCCGGCTCCGCCGAGCTCGCCATGGAGAAGCTCCGTGACGAGATGGGCAAGCCCTCGAACAACCTCCAGCGGCTGTTCCTGCTCGTCGACGGCGAGGTCGACTACACGAAGGACATGCGCGCCATCACGCCGACCGGTGGCCTCCCCGAGTGGAAGGAGCTGCGCCACAACACCTCCCGCGCCGCGAGTGCGGCCGGCCTCATCTCCGTCGACGGCCCGTACGACGACATCCGTGACGTGGACGGCTACCACGACCGCATCACGGCCAACAACGCGATGGGCATGCTCGGCATCTGGTCGCTGACCCCCGGGCAGGTCGTCGAGGCCAATCAGAGCCCGCTCCCGCCGGCCGCCGGCTACTGGATCATCGACGCCGACGGCCGCGAGGTCGAACTCGAGAGCCAGGACGGCGTCGAGGTCTACTCCGGCGACCGCATCGACCTCGAGGCAGAGGACGGCGGCTACGAGCTCGAGGTCGGCGGTGACGAGCTGTTCTTCGAGACCGAGGAGGACCTCGTGGCCGAGCTGCTCGACCTGCTCGACTACGTCCCCTCGATGGACGACATCGTCGACTCCATGGAGGAGTTCGAGGCGGCCAAGGAGGCCGGCAAGGGCGCCATCGCGATGACCCAGTCTGCCACCGTTCGCATCGACGGTGTCGAGGTCGACATCGCCCAGGACCGCATGTGGGACGAGGCGACCTACCAGGCGCTCATGACGCCGGTCGCGCTGTTCCAGGACGTCTACGAGAACCGCCCGGACCAGCACGACGACCTCGCCGAACTGTACAGCGAGGATGTCGTCGAGCGGGCGATGAGCGTCGGGAACTGA
- a CDS encoding WD40/YVTN/BNR-like repeat-containing protein: MLLAGTEDGVHRAEDLDGGEATVRTVLDAGAVMRLRTFEAFEGVFAATATGLYHSTDAERWADLGVPQERVYAVGAAPDGRLYAGTRPAHVYIAHPGGEDDLGDLSWRELDGFQGLPSREEWRLPRHEDLAQVRDLHVHPDAPDRVIAGVEVGGVHVSEDRGEAWTERREGTHDDVHELAVLGADEFVAATGYGLFHTDDAGASWTRLDGGYDQRYFRSVGVVGDAVYAGGALAHTSTWLEPDADPELFVWRGGDRAQPVPHPRPDETVTGITAVGGDAVVGTHEGTVLRRTGEEWTVVGALPATDGFAGSYTPLLEVEQ; the protein is encoded by the coding sequence ATGTTACTCGCTGGAACCGAGGACGGCGTTCACCGGGCCGAGGACCTCGACGGCGGCGAGGCGACCGTTCGGACGGTGCTCGATGCGGGAGCCGTCATGCGTCTCCGAACGTTCGAGGCGTTCGAGGGGGTGTTCGCGGCCACGGCGACGGGCCTGTACCACTCGACCGACGCCGAGCGGTGGGCGGACCTCGGCGTCCCGCAGGAACGGGTGTACGCTGTCGGGGCAGCACCCGACGGTCGGCTGTACGCCGGGACGCGCCCCGCCCACGTCTACATCGCTCATCCGGGTGGCGAGGACGACCTCGGTGACCTGTCGTGGCGCGAACTCGACGGGTTCCAGGGCCTCCCATCGCGCGAGGAGTGGCGGCTGCCGCGCCACGAGGACCTCGCGCAGGTCCGGGACCTCCACGTCCACCCCGACGCGCCCGACCGCGTAATCGCCGGCGTCGAGGTCGGCGGCGTCCACGTGAGTGAGGACCGCGGCGAGGCGTGGACCGAGCGCCGCGAGGGGACCCACGACGATGTCCACGAACTCGCCGTGCTCGGTGCCGACGAGTTCGTCGCCGCGACGGGCTACGGGCTGTTCCACACGGACGACGCCGGTGCGTCGTGGACCCGGCTCGATGGAGGGTACGACCAGCGTTACTTCCGGTCGGTCGGTGTGGTCGGTGACGCGGTGTACGCCGGCGGGGCCCTCGCGCACACGTCGACGTGGCTGGAGCCGGACGCCGACCCGGAACTGTTCGTCTGGCGCGGCGGCGACCGGGCCCAGCCCGTCCCCCACCCGCGCCCCGACGAGACGGTCACCGGCATCACCGCGGTCGGCGGGGACGCCGTCGTGGGGACCCACGAGGGGACGGTGCTGCGCCGGACGGGCGAGGAGTGGACCGTCGTCGGGGCGCTCCCGGCGACGGATGGGTTCGCGGGGAGCTACACGCCGCTGCTGGAGGTCGAACAGTGA
- the trpG gene encoding anthranilate synthase component II, whose amino-acid sequence MSVEAAADVTDDAPLVLFVDNFDSFTYNLVEYVSQHARTTVRRNTASLAELRDIDPDAIVVSPGPGHPRNTRDVGVTNEVLGTLSTDVPTLGVCLGLEAAVYAYGGTVGRAPEPIHGKAFPVEHDGQGVFDGLDQGFQGGRYHSLVATEVPDCFDVTATTDHDDVDLVMGIRHESYPIECVQFHPESVLTGVGHDIVRNFLDGV is encoded by the coding sequence ATGAGCGTCGAGGCCGCCGCGGATGTCACCGACGACGCGCCGCTCGTGCTGTTCGTCGACAACTTCGACTCGTTCACCTACAACCTCGTCGAGTACGTCAGCCAGCACGCCCGGACGACGGTGCGGCGTAACACCGCGTCGCTCGCGGAGTTGCGCGACATCGACCCGGATGCCATCGTTGTGTCGCCGGGACCCGGTCATCCCAGGAACACCCGCGACGTGGGCGTCACCAACGAGGTGCTCGGGACGCTGTCGACGGACGTGCCGACGCTCGGCGTCTGTCTCGGCCTCGAAGCGGCGGTGTACGCCTACGGTGGGACCGTCGGGCGCGCGCCCGAGCCCATCCACGGCAAGGCGTTCCCCGTCGAGCACGACGGGCAGGGCGTCTTCGATGGGCTCGACCAGGGGTTCCAGGGCGGGCGCTACCACTCGCTCGTCGCGACCGAGGTCCCCGACTGCTTCGACGTGACCGCGACGACCGACCACGACGACGTGGACCTCGTGATGGGTATCCGCCACGAGTCGTACCCCATCGAGTGCGTGCAGTTCCACCCCGAGAGCGTCCTGACGGGCGTCGGCCACGACATCGTCCGGAACTTCCTCGACGGCGTGTAG
- the trpE gene encoding anthranilate synthase component I, whose protein sequence is MSDGADGAEGGPTLDVSRESFADFVAHGRRTEAGSDTGVVVRAEATLPVDVTPLPAYAALSGRTSDAPGADHTFLLESAEKVASSDPDGAFTPDRGGADRHARYSFVGYDPAARVTVHPEGTERVDVEVLDERYEGLVTPGEGDTLDTLRAALPDVARRGFGNGHRQRLDGGLVGFLSYDAVYDLHLHEVGLERPDSRFPDAEFLLTTRTLVFDDERDTVSLAFTPVVRPEDDPDAVYDELAAEAERVADLLADAAAPDPGGFVRAGERAGPQDAYEEAVATAKEHVLDGDIYQGVISRTRELYGDIDPLGLYAALREVNPSPYMYLLDHDDLTIVGASPETLVSVRGETVTSNPIAGTCDRGTSPVEDRRLAGEMLADGKERAEHTMLVDLARNDVRRVSEAGSVRVEEFMNVLKYSHVQHIESTVTGRLADDADAFDAARASFPAGTLSGAPKMRAMEIIDDLERSPRGPYGGGVGYVSWDGDADMAIVIRTATVEAGAGPEGTDLVTVQAGAGIVADSDPTSEYEETENKMRGVLVALEEIEQRAEAADGPGGDAPDEPATDAEPEVSR, encoded by the coding sequence ATGAGCGACGGAGCCGACGGTGCCGAGGGGGGACCGACGCTCGACGTCTCTCGGGAGTCGTTCGCGGACTTCGTCGCCCACGGACGCCGGACGGAGGCCGGGAGCGACACGGGCGTCGTGGTGCGCGCCGAGGCGACCCTTCCCGTGGACGTGACCCCGCTACCCGCGTACGCTGCGTTGAGCGGGCGCACCAGCGACGCGCCCGGCGCCGACCACACCTTCCTGCTGGAGAGCGCGGAGAAGGTCGCCTCCAGCGACCCCGACGGCGCGTTCACGCCGGACCGCGGGGGCGCGGACCGACACGCGCGCTACTCGTTCGTCGGCTACGACCCCGCGGCGCGCGTGACGGTCCACCCCGAGGGGACAGAGCGCGTCGACGTCGAGGTGCTGGACGAGCGCTACGAGGGGCTCGTGACGCCGGGCGAGGGCGACACGCTGGATACGCTCCGCGCGGCCCTGCCCGACGTGGCCCGGCGCGGCTTCGGCAACGGCCACCGCCAGCGACTCGATGGGGGCCTCGTCGGCTTCCTCTCCTACGACGCCGTCTACGACCTCCACCTCCACGAGGTGGGGCTGGAGCGGCCGGACTCGCGGTTCCCGGACGCCGAGTTCCTGTTGACCACCCGGACGCTCGTCTTCGACGACGAGCGTGACACGGTCTCGCTCGCGTTCACTCCAGTCGTCCGCCCGGAGGACGACCCGGACGCGGTGTACGACGAACTGGCCGCGGAGGCCGAGCGGGTGGCGGACCTGCTGGCGGATGCGGCCGCCCCCGACCCCGGCGGGTTCGTCCGTGCGGGCGAGCGCGCGGGCCCGCAGGACGCGTACGAGGAGGCCGTCGCCACCGCGAAGGAGCACGTCCTCGACGGCGACATCTACCAGGGTGTCATCTCGCGGACCCGGGAGCTGTACGGCGACATCGACCCGCTCGGGCTGTACGCGGCGCTGCGCGAGGTGAACCCATCGCCGTACATGTACCTGCTCGACCACGACGACCTGACCATCGTCGGGGCGTCGCCGGAGACCCTCGTCTCCGTGCGCGGGGAGACGGTCACCTCCAACCCCATCGCCGGCACCTGCGACCGCGGCACCTCGCCCGTCGAGGACCGGCGGCTCGCCGGCGAGATGCTGGCCGACGGGAAGGAGCGCGCAGAGCACACGATGCTCGTCGACCTCGCGCGCAACGACGTGCGACGTGTCTCGGAGGCCGGCAGCGTCCGCGTCGAGGAGTTCATGAACGTCCTGAAGTACAGCCACGTCCAGCATATCGAGTCCACCGTGACCGGCCGACTCGCGGACGATGCCGACGCCTTCGACGCGGCACGGGCCTCGTTCCCGGCGGGGACGCTCTCGGGCGCGCCGAAGATGCGCGCGATGGAGATCATCGACGACCTCGAACGCTCGCCTCGGGGCCCGTACGGCGGTGGCGTCGGCTACGTCTCCTGGGACGGCGACGCCGACATGGCCATCGTCATCCGGACGGCCACCGTGGAGGCCGGCGCCGGCCCCGAGGGGACGGACCTCGTCACCGTGCAGGCGGGCGCGGGCATCGTCGCGGACTCCGACCCGACCAGCGAGTACGAGGAGACGGAGAACAAGATGCGCGGCGTCCTCGTGGCGCTGGAGGAGATCGAGCAGAGAGCCGAGGCCGCCGACGGCCCCGGCGGGGACGCGCCGGACGAACCGGCGACCGACGCGGAACCGGAGGTGTCCCGATGA
- a CDS encoding phosphoribosylanthranilate isomerase — MDGDASGVTAAARPRTKVCGVTREVDLRTVVDAGTDAVGVITDVTVDTPREVSVEQARDLLDAVPPFVTGTLVTMPANAEAAVRLVERLEPDAVQVHGLAPDRVAALRVRAPVPVLAAVDAVDAPRYAGAADALVVDSLDEAGGGGTGETHDWERTRGLVAELDTPVVLAGGLTPENVADAVRTVRPFAVDVASGVEREGGVKDADAVRAFVRNATQAPDEEGVTT, encoded by the coding sequence ATGGACGGGGACGCGTCCGGGGTCACGGCGGCTGCCCGACCCCGTACGAAGGTCTGTGGCGTCACGCGCGAGGTCGACCTCCGGACCGTGGTCGACGCGGGCACGGACGCCGTCGGCGTCATCACGGACGTGACCGTCGACACGCCCCGGGAGGTGTCCGTCGAGCAGGCACGCGACCTGCTCGATGCGGTCCCGCCGTTCGTGACGGGAACGCTCGTCACGATGCCGGCGAACGCGGAGGCCGCGGTGCGGCTGGTCGAGCGGCTGGAGCCGGACGCCGTGCAGGTTCACGGCCTCGCGCCGGACCGGGTCGCGGCCCTGCGCGTCCGCGCACCGGTGCCCGTGCTGGCGGCCGTCGACGCGGTCGACGCACCACGGTACGCCGGCGCGGCCGATGCGCTGGTCGTCGACTCGCTCGACGAGGCGGGCGGCGGCGGCACCGGCGAGACACACGACTGGGAGCGGACGCGTGGCCTGGTCGCGGAACTGGACACTCCAGTCGTGCTGGCCGGCGGACTCACTCCCGAGAACGTGGCCGATGCGGTGCGAACGGTGCGACCATTCGCCGTCGACGTGGCCTCGGGTGTCGAGCGTGAGGGGGGCGTCAAGGACGCCGACGCGGTCCGCGCGTTCGTCAGGAACGCGACGCAGGCACCCGACGAGGAGGGGGTCACGACATGA
- the trpD gene encoding anthranilate phosphoribosyltransferase, with protein sequence MQDYIERVTDGGDLTQAEAREVSTLVFEGATEAQIGALLAALRAKGETEAEIAGFAEGMRAAARTISPDREPLVDTCGTGGDDYDTINVSTTSAIVASGAGVPVAKHGNYSVSSSSGSADVLEVAGVNVEAEPEAVERAIQRDGIGFMLAPVFHPAMKAVIGPRRELGMRTLFNILGPLTNPAGADAQVVGTYDPDLVVPMAEALARMDVERALVVHGDGLDEICLHGETIAAEVSGADVTELELAPEDFGLERAPVADISGGTPEDNAADLRAIAEGEETGPKRDVILANAGAAIYIAGEADSLEAGAERALHAIESGDAAQKLDDLCDGA encoded by the coding sequence ATGCAGGACTATATCGAGCGCGTGACGGATGGCGGGGACCTGACACAGGCGGAGGCCCGCGAGGTATCGACGCTGGTCTTCGAGGGGGCGACCGAGGCACAGATCGGGGCGTTGCTCGCGGCGCTCCGGGCGAAGGGGGAGACGGAAGCGGAGATCGCGGGGTTCGCCGAGGGGATGCGTGCGGCAGCGCGGACCATCTCGCCCGACCGCGAACCGCTCGTCGACACCTGTGGGACGGGTGGTGACGACTACGATACCATCAACGTCTCCACGACGAGCGCGATCGTCGCCAGCGGCGCCGGCGTCCCCGTCGCGAAGCACGGCAACTACTCCGTCTCCTCGTCCTCGGGGAGCGCGGACGTGCTGGAGGTGGCGGGGGTGAACGTCGAAGCCGAGCCGGAGGCCGTGGAACGGGCCATCCAACGCGACGGCATCGGCTTCATGCTGGCTCCCGTGTTCCACCCGGCGATGAAGGCGGTCATCGGGCCGCGCCGCGAGCTGGGGATGCGGACGCTGTTCAACATCCTCGGCCCGCTGACCAACCCCGCGGGCGCCGACGCGCAGGTCGTCGGAACGTACGACCCCGACCTCGTGGTACCGATGGCCGAGGCGCTGGCGCGGATGGATGTCGAGCGCGCGCTCGTGGTCCATGGCGACGGTCTGGACGAGATCTGCCTCCACGGCGAGACCATCGCAGCCGAGGTGAGTGGTGCCGACGTGACCGAACTGGAACTCGCACCGGAGGACTTCGGGCTGGAACGCGCGCCCGTCGCTGACATCTCGGGTGGCACACCCGAGGACAACGCTGCGGACCTCCGGGCCATCGCCGAGGGGGAGGAGACCGGCCCCAAGCGCGATGTCATCCTCGCGAACGCGGGGGCCGCCATCTACATCGCCGGCGAGGCCGACTCGCTGGAGGCGGGGGCCGAGCGCGCGCTGCACGCCATCGAATCCGGTGACGCTGCGCAGAAACTTGACGACCTCTGTGACGGTGCCTGA
- a CDS encoding DNA-methyltransferase — MSDIDAWAHDIHCGDAIETLEQLPASSVHCCMTSPPYFGLRDYGVDGQLGLEESLDEYIENLVDVGAAIRRVLRDDGSWWLNLGDSFGDGKQKMLVPHRVASALQDAGWVVRNDVTWVKPNPMPSAVKDRLNTTTEQVFHLTPSPDYWYDLDAIREPHKAESLERAARGYTGTKTTRVEHMPGRETESRVHNFDRGVHPNGKNPGDVFEVTVQPFSEAHFAVYPPELCETPLKATAPPEVCVDCGTPYEREVETTPLWDRDIQALDRPQQRKALERFQASDLTVAHLQAARSVGFGDGAHGDAAQGSRDRVDDRTRKLADEAKQVLGGYFREFVHRPERDATGWGQTCDCDTDATEAGIVLDPFAGAGTTCLVAKRLGRRFIGIDLNPEYVALAQQRVGLDVDEPERLLEEGETHLQAFTDGGEP, encoded by the coding sequence ATGTCGGATATCGACGCGTGGGCCCACGACATCCACTGCGGCGACGCCATCGAGACGCTGGAGCAGCTCCCAGCCTCGTCGGTTCACTGCTGCATGACGAGCCCGCCGTACTTCGGCCTTCGCGACTACGGCGTCGACGGCCAGCTCGGGTTGGAGGAGTCCCTGGACGAGTATATCGAGAACCTCGTCGACGTGGGGGCGGCCATCCGGCGTGTCCTCCGCGACGATGGGTCGTGGTGGCTCAACCTCGGCGACTCGTTTGGCGATGGGAAGCAGAAGATGCTCGTCCCGCATCGGGTCGCCAGCGCCCTGCAGGACGCCGGTTGGGTCGTTCGGAACGACGTGACGTGGGTGAAGCCGAACCCGATGCCCTCTGCGGTCAAGGACCGGCTGAACACGACGACCGAACAGGTCTTCCACCTCACACCGTCGCCGGACTACTGGTACGACCTTGATGCGATTCGGGAGCCACACAAGGCCGAGTCTCTCGAACGTGCGGCACGAGGATACACTGGCACGAAGACGACCCGCGTCGAGCACATGCCGGGGCGCGAGACCGAGTCTCGCGTCCACAACTTCGACCGCGGCGTCCATCCGAACGGCAAGAACCCAGGTGACGTGTTCGAGGTCACCGTCCAGCCGTTCTCCGAGGCGCACTTCGCAGTTTACCCGCCCGAGCTCTGCGAGACGCCACTGAAGGCGACGGCGCCGCCGGAGGTTTGTGTCGACTGCGGAACACCCTACGAGCGCGAGGTCGAGACGACACCGCTCTGGGACCGTGATATCCAGGCGCTCGACCGACCACAGCAGCGTAAGGCCCTGGAACGGTTCCAGGCCTCGGACCTGACGGTCGCACACCTGCAGGCCGCTCGGTCGGTCGGCTTCGGCGACGGTGCCCACGGCGACGCCGCGCAGGGGAGTCGCGACCGTGTCGACGATCGAACCCGGAAGCTGGCCGACGAGGCGAAGCAGGTCCTCGGTGGCTACTTCCGTGAGTTCGTCCACCGGCCCGAGCGGGACGCGACCGGCTGGGGGCAGACCTGCGACTGCGACACCGACGCGACCGAGGCTGGCATCGTCCTAGACCCGTTCGCGGGCGCCGGGACTACCTGCCTCGTCGCGAAACGACTGGGCCGGCGGTTCATCGGAATCGACCTGAACCCAGAGTACGTGGCGCTGGCCCAGCAGCGCGTCGGGCTCGACGTCGACGAGCCCGAGCGACTGCTGGAGGAAGGTGAGACCCACCTGCAGGCGTTCACCGACGGGGGTGAGCCGTAG